A stretch of DNA from Oenanthe melanoleuca isolate GR-GAL-2019-014 unplaced genomic scaffold, OMel1.0 S001, whole genome shotgun sequence:
GCCAAAATTTACACTTTTCCTCCAGAATTCTTGTCTGCAAGGGCTTCTCCAGaaaaaagctgccaggacacacaggtctggctggccttgtCCTCTGGTGGTCACCTCATTCTGTCCTGAAACACCAGGGTCCATGCTTCCCTTCCCATTGGAAAGAACCATATTTTTTCtccaggtgcccatggccaaaattgggattccacctccaaaactCCTAGATGCAAATATTGTTCCAACATAAAAGCTGCCATTACAGactggctggccttggcctcaTGAGGGCTGGCTCTCACTTGCCTTCCAAACACTGGGGCTGCGTGCTTTGCTTTCTATGGAAAAGGACTGGCCATGTCCTCCAGGCAGAAAGGGCTAAAATTGGGATTCAACATTCAAAATTTTGAATATCCAAGGGTttctcccagacaaaagctgccaggacagacaggtcTGTCTGGCCTTGGCCTCAGGTGGCTGCAGTTCAACtgcccctgaaacactggggtTCGGtggtttccttcctgtggagaccatggtgacactttGGGGCCTGGTAAAATgaaggggccattgtgacactgcagagtaccatggatccaagggaacATTGTAACACTGTGGGGTCTCTTGGCACCAAGGCCatcactgtggcactgctgggccgCAGGGTCCCAGGGGCCAGTGtgaagcagcagggctttgtggaaccaagaggccattgcTGCATTAGGGCCgcgtgcagccaaagggccgTTGTGATCCTGCAGGGCACCGTGGatccatggagaccattgtggcactgcaagGCCCCATGGAATCAcggagaccattgtgacactgtggggcaccATGGGgcaccatggaaccaaaggACCATTGTGACCCTTCAGGGCCTCAcggaagcaaggggccattgtgacactgcagaagcaaggagaacattgtgacactctggggcATCATGAGCCAAGGGGAGATGGAACAGGTCTGAACAGGTTTGGCCTCCCAGGGATGACCTGACAGATCCAGATGACCTTGGCATCTTGAGGGCAGCATCTCATCAGCCCCTGGAGCATGGGTGCCCTGTGCTTTTGTTCCTATGGAGAAGAACTGGTCTTCTCATCCAGTGGCCACGGACAAATTGGAATTTGGCCTTCCAAATTCTATCTATTCAAGGATTGCTCCTAGACAAAACTAGCCAGAACAGAgaggtctggctggccttgtTCCTCTGGTGATATTCTTATGCTATGATCTgtatgttttcatttgaaaataactTGGAGAGGGCCAAGAGATCTCCGGAGATGGGGATTGGAGGCCTCAAGCAAATGACCACTATGGAGGGAGAAAGGAGCAGTGTGCTCAGTGGAGTGGGGActgaggacagcagaggagaggcCTGGAAGGGATTGAAGAGTCATTTCAGAGATGGTGGATCATTTAGACATAGcagaaaagagacagaaaaagaaaggattgAAAACAAGTACAGCAGAGACAGCCCAGGCTGAAAacaaggagaaaggaatttcCCTATCAGGGCAGGACTGTGGTGCAGCACATCCCCCAgaaggagtctggagcagcccaaggctttgtgtgccaggcagaggcaggcaggacgcagagctgtcagcaaaggaagggccagcgaggtggggcagccgggggatgacgacagcctgcagggacagaggcgcagggcatggacaccgtaggacagcctgggctgcagagggcacagggatgggcagcagctgaaaggccctgccagagccagctcctgcagcacttgggccatggctgctggccctgggcctgaggccagcaggggacaagtgagccttgctgtgctggggcctcattgcctccttgtccctgctcagcagcctggcaggggccgccccatggtcctgcccttggcattgcacatccccagagcccagtggcccgggaagagccctgagcaatgagggagggacaggatgtgccttgccaggggctggggctcaggccttggccctttgcattcctgaaacacatccaggtgtgctcagaatcagagacacctttcccttgtttgtccccacctgtcatcaCTGCCTTcagtgttctgctctaactggaacctggggacacatTCTCAGTGGTGaacctcagtgggacccattaaaacttcaaaaaaCTTTGGAGtttcaatttaaatttcaatATTTGAGAACTTTTTTTGAGCACACTCTGAGGAGCTGAATATGATATAAACTGCACCAAAGCCCTTAGAGGTTCAATAAAGTCTTTGTGCTGCGTCTGTGCTGCTAAGCTGGGTCAGGCTCCTTGCACAGAAGGTGATCCTGGAAAccaagaagagcttcaaaaacacatttctcctGATGAACATCCCttcttccagcccagctggcttGGCCCTCTGtctgcagccaccccaggcacagcacagaagcacagagagcTTCAATCAGTCAGTGCTGGGAAGGTGCTCAGAAGTGGCTGGGACAgaatcactcccagcccttgacacaggaagcctctggctgcaggacaatgcagctgcagttcctgcagtgatctcctaaagctggaacatcccaatgcctacagactctgtgagtacattctctgattctctcttgtgtagggcagccaggggtgcccagggctgtcctgcagagcagggtcctgcagcccagggtgctgtgctggggcagggactctgctgcctgccagggacagctctcagccagccctgggagaaaGGGTctggaaggaagaagacagTCGGTAAGGCTTGGTAGTGTTCCCTTTGTGTGGTGAGGATGCTTCATTGTTCAAGGCCACACCAAGCATGACATTTAACTGCAGAATATTTCCGAGTAGTTTATACCAGGAGCACAGCAATTCAGGGGctgcataaaaagaaaaatccagattttgTAATCTACTGCTCAGGGTTGTCAGGATGGGAAATTGCACACTGATATTTGTCTCTTAGTTCCagatgggaaaaataaataaaaatttctccCTGATCTTAATAAATGGGGAAGTGACAGAAATCAGCACAGGGCCCCTTACAGGCAGCATCAGTGTCACTTTTCCAGCCTCCTCAGGGTTGCACTGATCTTGCCATCAGAGCCTGAAGAGTAGAGTtggccctgggcagtgccctgtgctgggaggggtctgcagggcagagctgagcccccagggctgggctgggctctggcagcactggcagggacaaggCTTGCATGGAGAGAAACAGCCCCCAGTGGGCAGAAgtccaggcagcagagagccagagcagccctggataCTCCTCCCTGTCCAGCTGCACTGGGAAAGAGAGGGGTTTAAAGAGATTGACTTTAAAACTGGAGACTTCAAGAAgtcaactttttttcttccccagtaCATTTTAAGCATGATTACTCTGAATTAGGAGGAAGTCTAATCAGCAATGGGCTGGTTTGTGGGACCAGCAGGTCTGAATGCACTGAGGCGCAGGCAGCCCTGTTTTCGTTCAGGGCTCCCCATTGTCCAGACTGAGAGTGATGCTGAAAATGAGGCAgtaatacagaaaaagaaaacataactcaaaaaaagaagtttttagTGAAGCTTCCCCACAGGAAGAGGAGTAATTTTGAGAGGATTCCTAATTTAATTGCACAGAATTGGCTCAAGGAAATCTGTCCCAGATTGCTAATGTCTTCTTTTAACAGCCCAGTATGCCCAGAGTGAagaaatgtccaacagcagctccatcagccacttcctcctgctaCCATTGGCAGACAcacggcagctgcagctcctgcacttctgcctcttcctgggcatctccctggctgccctcctgggcaacggcctcatcatcagcgccgtagcctgcggccaccacctgcacacccccatgttcttcttcctgctcaacctggccctcactgacctgggctgcatctgcaccactgtgcccaaagccatgcacaattccctctgggacaccaggaacatctcctattcaggatgtgctgcacaggtgtttttctttctgttcttcatatCAGCAGAGTTTTATCTCCTGACTGTAATGTGCTACGAtcgctacgtgtccatctgcaaacccctgcactacgggaccctcctgggcagcagagcttgtgcccacatggcagcagctgcctgggccagtggctttctcaatgctctgctgcacacagccaatacattttccctgcccctctgcaaGGGCAATtccctgggccagttcttctgtgaaatcccacacatcctcaacctctcctgctcacactcaAACCTCAGGGAACTTGGGATTCTTGCTTTTTGTGTCTGTTTAgcttttggttgttttgtgttcattgttttctcctatgtgcagatcttcagggttGTACTGAGGATCCCTTCTGAGAAAGGACAGCACAAAgtcttttccacctgcctccctcacctggctgtggtctcaCTGTTTATCAGCACTGTCACATTTACCTacctgaagcccccctccatcttctccccatccctggatctggcactgtcagttctgtactcagtggtgcctccactcctgaaccccctcatctacagcctgaggaaccaggagctcaaagcTGCAATGTGGACATTGATGATGGGATTGTAAGAAACTGTAAACTTCTTGTTAGTTTCTGCAAGCCACTTGTAGTAAAAACCATATTTGATACTATTTCTTTGGTTTGGTGGTTGAATTGCTCTTTTCTTGCTcttgatttaatattttaatatattcaatAAAGAAatgccattccctgtgccatatctcatttattttctcttcatcttTGCTATGGCCACAGACTGTGTCAATGAAGAGTTGCGCCCTCAGTGggttaaaatgaaataaaggatCTTCCCACAGAAATTTCTCCAGAGATGCCGcttttgttcccttctctggagctgcagcagcagtgtctgtgtgcagagctggggcagatcagtgctggcacagcagctgtgcccagcagcagcagcacttggtgttgccagtgctgctcccgtgccactgccccgctgccctcctgccccttgtgttgctgcagggcctgaggTCTCTcagggccgggcacagccctgggggtggcagtgccggggctgcagcagggacaggccatgggcactgctggggcagcgctgacgcctcaggccagggcctgggggctccaggctccttggccagNNNNNNNNNNNNNNNNNNNNNNNNNNNNNNNNNNNNNNNNNNNNNNNNNNNNNNNNNNNNNNNNNNNNNNNNNNNNNNNNNNNNNNNNNNNNNNNNNNNNGAAAATACCcccaaattttttaaaaaatatagtaTATTCTCTTCGAATACACTTCTAAAATATGTATAATTTACCACAGAAGTATTAAAgattcaaaatgaaattattcccaggggctTATCCTGTAGGtatgttttgaaattttaatgagcctttgtcactgaattcctgaactAAAGAGCTGAAGACTGAACAAATCTCTGGAGAACTAAAATTCATCAGGGAACCTCCAAGCTGCTGAGGATTcatcctcagcagagcaggaatgaataCATTCCAGGGTTTTCCAGGCTGCTCACGAGCTGTGAGCTCAATGATGCAGAGACAAAAATTCTCTAACTGGTTGAAGTTAGAAAGTGGTATGTTTATTacactgctgggcacatccAGGAGAAATCTCCCACAGGGATATGCGAAATACATAGGGCTCTTGCCTTCTTTTATCCACTGAAATCTTACATATTAATATAATTACTCATAATGCCTATAGGCATGCATTACCTAACCCTGCCTAGCCACACTTTGCATTAAAATTAGCTCAAAGTCCTTTTATGCTTGTGCAGTTCCTTCCTTCGATTGGCTCAGTGGATGTTTAAATTGGTCCGTGGTCTCCTAATGATGAAGTCAGGGAGTCTTCCTCACCTTCAACTTTTCATCTTTGTCTAGTTGCTAGGTTCTTGTGCCCTTTGGCCATAGTTCAAACTCCCAGCCTGgtcctggctggttttggggccCAGGTGCAGTTATGGTTCCTTTATTCTAACAATATCCCAACTCCCATCCTGACACAACAAAGCCAAGCAAGTGATTTATTGTCTTAGCTCTactggctctgctgctttctACATTTATTCTACTCTAATCATTACACGTATAGCTTCTATCATTCAGCTAAGCTCTTAATCCTTTGATTTTTACTTCACTACTCCTTCCCATGCCTCCAAATCAGTAGTAGAAAAGGGTACTTTAACTAGCACACTGCCTCCCCCAGGTCCTACTGCTTCCTGTAAAGGtgcttgtattttttctttgctattgaATGCTATTAGACCATTTGGGGGGAAAATCCTCTTTTTCGCTGCTTTCACTATTGCTGTTAGTCAATAGGGAATATAATTTAGGTGTAAGTGAGGGAGGAGATGGCTCAGCTTGTTTCTTTCTTGAGGGAGCTGGAGTAGGGATGGGAATAAATGATCCCTTTgaatcttccttttcctctgactTTTCAGGGAGTGGTCTGTACAGATCAATTAATTCCTGTTCCTGTGTCTCTGATAAATCTTATCCGAATTAATAGAGAGTTGGTTTACtgagcacacactgcagcatcGCTTAGGTTTCTCTCTATTAGCTTTACTGTTCTTTTCAAGGGCCAATACCAAGGGATCAGATGGGCTGATGCCACAATCCCTCTGCCAATCTCAGGATGATtcatgagagagaaaaaaatctttgcttaTGTTACCTCCTCCCATTTCTGTTCTCTCCTTAACAATAGCATCAGCTGCAATAAAATCTCATAGTCTGAAGTCCCAGCCAGTGGCCATCTGAGACCTTCTCCCAGCTTATAAATGGGCCACCACTGTGTGCAAAATCTGATCAAACTTTGCTTATTTTCAGTGCCCCCATACCCTATTATGGCATTCCAGTGTGTCAAAATACAGCCAAAGGGACTAGACTTAGAAATCCCCTTGCTTTGACTAGTACCCATTACCTCCTCCTTCTTGTCTTATCCTGCTTCCACCCAAATCTCTCTCCATACAGCCTCACAATCCTTTCCCAATCTTCCCCCTACACACATGCCCAAGTTGTAGGTACTAAATGCAATTTTCCACATACAAACTTTAGAATATTAGATTCAAAATCAGCTTGGATGCCTTGATTTACACTTAGCCCTTCCCCTTGCCATctctcagaggaaaaatatcAACGTTTTTCACAAGTCCTACACTGTAACAGTAACCATGTGGGGTGCCAACCTCTAGAAGCCCCAAAAGCTTTgcaacacacacaaaagcaaacTATTCCACTTCCTTTCTCTTGAATGACCAGACCCTCTTGcacaggctgttcccagcccaAAGCTGCCAACCTCCCTGCTGAAGTTCTGTATATTCCTTCTAGATTAACCTGATTGTTTCCTCTTTCTATCCAATAGTTCACTGGATCCACAAATTCCAAATGATCCAGTCCAAACCACTGAGGGAGGGGGATGTCTTCTATTCTTCTAGCCACAACTTAAAATATTCTCAAACCACCACACTATAACTCTGACAGCTCACAAATACGAACCCCTTGTATCTTAAATTCCCAAGGGTCAGGGACACACCACTGCATGATGGAAACTCCTTTAATTTGTACTGCAAGGCTTACACAACCATTTCACCCTCTCCCAGTCTTCCTCAAAAATGTCCCAGGCCTCGGGGACCAATGATCTTTTCCACAGGCTAAATTTACTACCTCACATTTAGCATGTGCTGCCTCCCAGTTATGataccacagcagctccagtaCACACTCAAGGCACGCAAATCTCTGCCTGTAAGATTCACAATACTATTTTTCTTGCACTTCTTACACTGGAGAAGAACACAAGCTGAATGCCATTCCAGTTCCCAGTGGAAGATTGTCAGCCCAcacacaaaacaaggaattactCCTGCTCGTCCCCACCTCAATGAATTTCTAAGTCCTCTCTCAGCTGGGAGTAGTTCCCAGTCAAAAGCCAAATAAGAACTAGCTGGGCTCAAGTATACTCCTCCCAAAGAATACCCTATCTATTATTCTGTTCTCTCTTCTTACAGCGGTCCAGTCCCCCTTTGTATTCACAAACTCTCCTGGTTCAGGCTGAAACCATCTAGACAGAGCCTGCCTAGACGGCCGGGCTCCTCCAGCTTGGGCTCGAGCTTCAACAGCCGCTTCTATCAGCAAACTGCAACAGCGCAGCCAACAACACAGCCTGAGtaacagcacaggaaacacaggGCAGAATTACCAATTTGCTGCAATTACAACTTTTCTCACAATATGGCAATCTTACTCTAAAATACACAATGACCAGTGGCAGCAGGTGACCGGCTAAGCCCGAACACCGAGTGTTACAGGGAATACTGTCCCCAGTCTTATATATGTGATTCatgctaattaaattgtaactatattagcaaaattgttgctttataatcaacagaaaaattgtatttaattgttatgaagcaaaaaggataaaggaaatggtgAAACAAAACAGATGGAATCATCCTCCAGATGTTTGGTGGGAGTGAGGATAGTAAGGGTATATGTTTAAGAACAgcatctagaaataaaactttctaCCTTGAATTGGGCCAAATTGGGATGATTCCAGGCACTAGACATGGAATAAGGCCTGCTGTGggaacatatatttaattatataactTTAAGCTTAGTGTGCCTGTGCTACCTGTGAGGTCAAACAGcaaacactgaggaagacccagagccttcatggGAAACAAGACCCCCAAAAGGAGAGAGACCCCCGATCACTGGTGTTGCATGCGCAACACAACACAGTGAGgtagattttaggaatagaaatgagGAGGAGTTTTCTAGAAGCTTCTATATTAATATGCATTAGTAATCTgtatataagtgagattttCAGCTTGACTGACTTGGTACGATGTGAGAGGAATGGCCCTGCCCGTACCCCCGGTCGGGGTATCCCCTGGTGggttttgcttatgctttattCGAACCTCAAACCTCAATTATATACTAAATTACTGgcaaattttgtatttattcaaatttatgttactaatatattttgattgtattcatttatatacaactgctattattaataaattgctgctaaatttaactTTGTTGTTTAATTAATTGGACAAAATTGAACATATCCAAATATCCATTTATAACAATTGCATCACAGTGCTCTCCTTGGTTTCATAAAGCCCAGGTTTGTCACAACGGTCTCAGGATATTTCATTGCAACACAATGGCCTCCGTCACTCTATAATGCTGCACATGAAATAGTGgacacttggttccatgggatTCCACTGGGTAAAATTGTTCTCCTATGTTCCATTAGGCGTGGCTCTGTCACAATGGGCACTTGTTTGCATGAGCCTTGGAAATGTCCCATTGGCACCTGTGTTCCATCAAGCCCCGCTGTTTTGAAAATTTACCTGTTGTTCCAGGACATTCCCTTGCctcacaatggtctccttggtccCATGAGGCCTCTCTGTGTCACTATGCAGCCTTGGTTTCTTGAGATTCCCTTGTGTCACAATAATCTCTTGTGTTCCTTTAGGCCTGgttgtgtcacaatggacacttgATTCCATGAGCAGTGGCCATGTCCCAGTGGCACCTGTGTTCCATGGCATCCTGCTGGATTACAAGTAACAGTTTACTCCATGAGATTCCATGGCGTCACAATGGTCACTTGGGTTCCATGAGACCCTGCTGTTTTGGCAATTGTCACTTGGCTCCATCAGATTCCACTGCCCCACAATATTCTCCTGGGTTCCAAGAGGCCCCACTGTGTCACATGGCCTTTTGTTTCCATGAGCCATGGCACAGTCCCACTTTcccctgggttccatgaggccgTGCTGTGTTCACAATTGACACTTGCTTCCATGAGATTCCATGGAGTCACAATGGTCCCAATGTTTctatgaggctgtgctgtgtcacaatggatgCTGGATTCCACAGGAGTGGACAGTGTCCCAGTGGCACCTGTGTCCCATGAAGCCCACTTGGTCAAAGTAGAGCTTTGGATATGTGAGATTCCAGGTTGTCCCAATGGTTTGCCATGTtccatgaggctgtgctgtgtcacaagggACACTGAGTTCCACGAGTTCTGGCACTATCTTAATGGCATCTAGCTTCCATGAGGCCCAGCTCATGATTCCCCCAGGCTGCCTTGTGTCTCCTTGGTGCCATGAGGCCTTGCTGTGCAATAATGGAGCCTTGTTTCCACTAGGCCTTGTAAAGTCCCAGTGGCACCTGGGTGCCATGAGGCCCTGCTTGGTCAAAGTCGAGCCTTGGGATGATGTGGGTGAGGGTCCATAGTGACACAAAGTCCCCAGGCAGGTGCAAAAGAAAgatgctttaatttaaaaaacaggcCTTTTTGAGCACTTAGACCATTATCAGTTACAGTTTTACAGCACAACAAACATAATTCAACCAACCACCACACACCATGGTATGTACATGCAATGCTTATATATTTTCTATCCCTAATTCACCTAAGTCCCTTTCCCAGAGTCCCTTTCTATTTAGCCGAAGTAACAGGCCTGAGCCATGATTTTACAAGGCCTTCCTTTTGTAAAGCTTTACTTACAGTAATATTTCCCTCTTCTTTGTGTGTTGCACTGTTAGCACTGGTAAAGCCATTACAGTATTAGGGGTACTACTGATTATTTGTCGCACACAAGGTAAAATACATGGGATACATATCACAATCATTAAGAACACACCAAGGATAACTATGCCATACATTACTAAAAGTTTGAACCATGCTCCGAAGCCAAGGTTGTCGACCCATGGAGACACCTCCCCCAATCACCCTCATCATATTGCTGTAGGTATTTGTGAGCCCCTCAAAATTACTAATAGCCTTGTGAATGGACTCTGAATGATCCCTTAAGTTCATGCAGCACATGCCATCAAAATCTTCGCACCCATGGCCTTGAGCAAACGGCAAGAAGTCAACAGCCGCCCTGTTTTCCAGTGTTGCATGTGGCACTGATTTAATGTCAATTAGCATCGCTGAAAGAGCAGCACTAGTGGCATTAACTTGCTTTGCAAGCCAGCAGCCAAGCTTGTTTAAAGAAGCCAAAGCGTGGCAGTAGCAATTGCTGGCATTAAGCACGAAAAGTCCCTAGCATATCTAGTTCCTGTGGCTGTGAGGACAAAGCTGGAAAATCATGCATCCTTCTCAAATCTTTGTACAATGTCTCATCCCATCCTGGGATCTTTTGCCAGGTGTCCTGGCACCACCACATGGGCTGCAATATACCTGGGGTTGTGCAGTTTTGCTGCACACTCTCATTATACAGCTTACCCAAACACTTCATGCCCGTGGACACCCCTACCAAGCACATGTGAAAGGGATCACCGGTGGTTGTCATAGAGATGCACACAGTATCGGTGTGTGCAGGATTTGCTGGGGTGATCCATATGTTTGTGCCATCCAGTGCAGGGGTAAAACACTCACAGTGCTTTCACCAATCAAGATGATGCAACAAATGGTTGCACACACCACAAAGGAACCCATTTTATGTGGTGACCTGTGGAGACACAAGAATACCTCTTTTCCCCACATTAACAAGTCTACAGGTCCTGTCTACTGCCCTGTTACTGGGTCCTTTACCATCACCGGAGGCCTGGGATGAGCCTTTGTATCAAAAGAATATTGACTTTTGTGTGCTGTTTCACCAGCTTCATCTTGATCCAGAAAACTGAGAATGTACAGAGCTTTTGCTAACCTGTCATGTGGTTACTTCAATCCCcccttcttttgtttttcaagcatagtttttaatattctgtgGGCATGTTCAACATAGTCTGACCAGTGGAATACCTGTGTTATGGGAGATATCCCACTGTTGTAAGAACTGGAGAGTCCATTCAGAAGATTAGCAGGGCCATTGTCCATTTTAATAGTGTCTGGAAGGGCCAAATAGCAAAGCATGTGAACCAATGCCAAGTAGCATCATAAACCTTTTCTCTTGTGTGGGTGGcagccattaaaaaaacatgagaaaCTGTCAACAATTACATGGACATATTTTAAACAACCAAATTTTGCAACATGAGTAACACCAGTTTGCCAGATAGAATTGGCAGTCAGGCCTCGAATATTGACACCTTTTGCCAAAAGGGCAGGAATAGCTCCACAGCAAAAGGGACATGAAAGAAGGTCAGGAGCTTGTGAGGAGGTTACTTGAAATTGCTTCCATAGAGAGCATACGTTTTGGTGAAAAAAGTCATGAGATGCCTTAGCCTTAGGTTCAACACAAAGGTTGTATGCATGACAGTGAGATCTTCACAATTTTTATCTTCCACAATAGTTCTGGGTAAACCTGTATGAGAATGAGCATGTAGCACACAAAAGTTGTGCTGTCAGTTGTTAATCAAAAGCCATAGTGTTTGCAACTCTGTAAATAAAAGTGGGTTATCAACATATCACAAATACAAGGATTccagacaaaaaaattatattaacaGCATATGCAGAATCAGTCACAATACTGATTGGTTCATGTGAAAACAAGTGAACAGCATCGCGGATAGCGGCTAACTCCAAGATTTGCACTGAAGCATTTTGCAGTTTCAGAACCCTTTTATGCCATTGAGCAGAGTCACCTGGCCTGAAGGATAGGGTGATTCAGGATAGCTATCCCAAGTAATCATCTCCTCAGGGGTGGGATGGCCACGGAGCTGGCTGGAGGCTCTTGGGAATTGTTAGGCAGAGGGGGTGTATTGCCCAGGAGGCCAAGAGGGAGTGGGGTTAATCTCCAGTGCTCTGGGAACCAACTTCATCGGGTAGTCTtcttaaatgaaaaaagcagctaatagtgtctataaagttgttttttgcagaagcacatcagtctcaaaagcgAAGTCACAGATCTTAAAGTCCATGCTAAGTTTTGGTACAAAGTCCAAGACAGAAGTAGAAGCTGCTCCCGGAGGTCCTGGTGGGGCTGATGTTGCTGGGCAATTCCTGTCTTCTTCTTAGGTATTGAAGATGGCAGtgagcaaaacaaagcaaaagcaatggcacAAGCAATAGCAAAAAGCACCATCTCTCCTCAATGCATGTTCTGATATAGAAACTTCCCAACAAGCTATGACACAAACTCGGACCACTACCttttaacctattagaattctagtttcttagcatgCCAGGTTACATATGAACTATGCATATggtctatcttgttctatctgaaaaatgtaagcaatattcttactatagttCTATTATGTCTAAAACTGTGTTCCTGGTGTGTCCACTGAAAACACTAATATCTAA
This window harbors:
- the LOC130266159 gene encoding olfactory receptor 14J1-like; the protein is MSNSSSISHFLLLPLADTRQLQLLHFCLFLGISLAALLGNGLIISAVACGHHLHTPMFFFLLNLALTDLGCICTTVPKAMHNSLWDTRNISYSGCAAQVFFFLFFISAEFYLLTVMCYDRYVSICKPLHYGTLLGSRACAHMAAAAWASGFLNALLHTANTFSLPLCKGNSLGQFFCEIPHILNLSCSHSNLRELGILAFCVCLAFGCFVFIVFSYVQIFRVVLRIPSEKGQHKVFSTCLPHLAVVSLFISTVTFTYLKPPSIFSPSLDLALSVLYSVVPPLLNPLIYSLRNQELKAAMWTLMMGL